From one Anaerotruncus rubiinfantis genomic stretch:
- a CDS encoding PBSX family phage terminase large subunit: protein MRYSDKQAELLRMFKQGQLRRINILHGSVRSGKTWISLVLWAFWILSMPRDGSYLMVAKTLTSLKRNCLDLLETLAGREHFTYSLSAKQATLFGRTVYLEGVNDARAESKIRGMTLAGAYCDELTLFTEDFFSMLLSRLSDPGAKLFGTTNPDTPFHWIKVKYIDRQDELDMLVMQFLIDDNPYLDPEYVEQLKKEYTGVFNDRFIKGLWVVAEGLIYPMFDPKKHVVKAEDRPYKQYYISCDYGTANPTSMGLWGEYEGIWYRIRERYWDGRTNGQKTDEEHYSDLEQLAGGLPIRKVIVDPSAASFIECIRRHRRFRVQPANNDVIDGIRDVGTCLSLEKIKFNDCCANSFAEFSVYVWDDKAVCDKPVKDHDHAMDDIRYFVHTIVMSQPGIRVLKPKEG from the coding sequence ATGAGGTATAGTGATAAGCAGGCCGAGCTGCTTCGGATGTTCAAGCAGGGACAGCTTCGGCGCATCAATATCCTGCATGGTTCCGTTCGCTCAGGCAAGACTTGGATATCTCTGGTGCTGTGGGCATTCTGGATTCTGTCCATGCCGCGAGACGGTTCCTACTTGATGGTAGCAAAGACCCTGACCAGTTTAAAACGAAACTGTCTCGACCTTCTAGAAACACTGGCGGGCCGTGAACACTTTACATATTCCTTGTCAGCAAAACAGGCAACGCTATTTGGCAGAACGGTTTATCTCGAGGGCGTAAACGACGCTCGGGCGGAGAGCAAGATTCGGGGCATGACCTTGGCCGGTGCCTACTGCGACGAGTTGACACTATTCACCGAGGATTTCTTCTCTATGCTGCTATCCCGATTATCTGACCCAGGAGCAAAACTTTTTGGGACAACAAACCCGGACACGCCGTTTCATTGGATCAAAGTCAAGTATATCGACCGGCAGGATGAGCTTGACATGCTGGTAATGCAATTTCTGATAGACGACAATCCATATCTTGACCCTGAGTATGTAGAACAGCTCAAAAAGGAATACACTGGAGTTTTCAACGATCGATTCATCAAGGGGCTTTGGGTAGTAGCGGAAGGCTTGATTTATCCGATGTTTGACCCGAAAAAGCATGTCGTCAAGGCGGAGGATAGGCCATATAAACAATATTACATATCTTGCGACTATGGAACCGCAAACCCAACAAGCATGGGTTTGTGGGGCGAATATGAAGGCATATGGTATAGAATCCGTGAACGCTATTGGGATGGCCGGACAAATGGGCAAAAGACCGACGAGGAACACTATTCAGACCTTGAACAGCTGGCGGGCGGGCTTCCGATACGCAAGGTTATCGTTGACCCTTCTGCCGCGAGCTTCATCGAGTGCATACGAAGACACAGACGTTTCAGGGTTCAACCGGCAAATAATGATGTAATCGACGGAATACGGGATGTCGGAACTTGCCTGTCACTTGAAAAGATAAAATTTAACGACTGCTGTGCAAATTCATTCGCGGAATTTTCTGTCTATGTATGGGATGACAAGGCCGTCTGCGATAAGCCGGTTAAAGATCATGACCACGCAATGGACGACATTAGGTATTTCGTCCACACGATTGTAATGTCTCAACCGGGAATCCGCGTACTAAAGCCGAAGGAGGGATAG
- a CDS encoding P22 phage major capsid protein family protein, whose protein sequence is MANQFISIIELARQSLMRLQENLVFPNLIYKDYSHDFQMGKGAKVQVRKPVVLEAKSFNASTGIETQDVKEQSVEVELNEIATVDIEVGALEGAVSFDDVNRLFVIPAANALAEKINSDGLYLYKDIPYIGGTAGTTPDDLTDLSEVRRILNENKVPISGRCAVWDTEADAKFTTIPAIVNAEKSGTTAALREGSIGRIFGLDNYMAQGVKKHAKGTLSAEVKPKSATNAGATSLTLSAATVTGTLVKGDVLTILNDHYVVTEDATAASNEITVNIYPALKKNVTTATVVAVAGNHTANLAFNPQAFAFVTRPLVKPSGVESYVVNFNGMSLRVTKGYDMKYKKEMLSMDILYGYKTMYPELAVRYMG, encoded by the coding sequence ATGGCAAATCAGTTCATCAGCATCATTGAGCTCGCGCGTCAGTCCCTGATGCGCCTCCAGGAAAATCTTGTATTCCCGAACCTAATTTACAAGGACTATTCGCATGATTTCCAGATGGGAAAAGGTGCGAAAGTGCAGGTTAGAAAACCGGTCGTACTAGAGGCAAAAAGTTTTAATGCCTCCACTGGAATTGAGACACAGGATGTCAAAGAACAGAGTGTGGAAGTCGAGCTGAACGAGATCGCAACAGTCGACATTGAGGTCGGCGCACTGGAAGGCGCGGTCAGTTTTGACGATGTGAACCGGCTGTTCGTTATCCCTGCCGCAAACGCTCTGGCTGAGAAGATCAACAGCGACGGCCTTTATCTTTATAAGGACATTCCGTATATCGGCGGCACCGCAGGAACCACGCCGGACGACCTGACTGACCTTTCGGAAGTCCGACGCATTCTCAACGAAAACAAGGTTCCTATCTCTGGCCGATGCGCCGTATGGGACACTGAGGCCGATGCAAAATTTACCACAATCCCGGCGATTGTCAACGCGGAGAAATCCGGCACCACTGCTGCGCTGCGCGAGGGCTCCATCGGTCGCATCTTTGGCCTTGACAATTACATGGCACAGGGCGTTAAGAAACACGCCAAAGGCACCTTGTCCGCAGAAGTCAAGCCGAAATCGGCAACCAATGCAGGAGCAACCTCGCTTACACTGTCCGCAGCTACCGTAACCGGTACGCTTGTCAAGGGCGACGTGCTTACCATCCTGAATGATCACTATGTGGTTACCGAGGATGCAACCGCCGCATCTAACGAGATCACGGTCAATATTTATCCGGCACTGAAAAAGAATGTAACGACCGCAACTGTCGTTGCTGTAGCAGGGAATCATACCGCAAACCTTGCCTTTAACCCGCAGGCATTTGCATTTGTCACCCGCCCGCTGGTTAAGCCCTCCGGCGTAGAAAGCTATGTGGTTAACTTTAACGGCATGTCTCTGCGCGTGACGAAGGGATATGACATGAAGTACAAGAAAGAAATGCTCTCTATGGACATCCTGTATGGTTACAAGACCATGTACCCGGAACTGGCTGTCCGCTATATGGGCTAA
- a CDS encoding phage tail sheath subtilisin-like domain-containing protein, which produces MIDRVIPGVSVETIAGEREAQLGTLGVVAMPLELSWGATVIEIERGDDTTASLGYRLSDPAIKLVGEVMNYANKLILYRLTAGTQATGPLASGITAKAVYGGIVGNNIKVVVAASGDNWSVKTFLGTVEMDEQIIAAPADFKANGFIQIEGTGTLAAATVSLTGGADATADADDYDVFLAEIQKYDYNVMAYTGTDSTIANELIGFIGEQRESGTMVQLVQSVVSADDPAIYKSTIGGKTLNYDLTAAEACATMAGIIAKCGIDSSATHFDGVEGWMDVSTRLTIEQQKTKTRAGELLFVLKNGKVIVLYDINSLITYTDQKPKDFHKGLVMRTLDSYQTDLQLLLDQKVIGKIRNGVDGRNQIKGMIAKMTVENYLNPGYVEGFTADDITVIMGSDRDSVKATVGIRVVDTVDKIYVTVISQ; this is translated from the coding sequence ATGATTGATAGAGTAATTCCCGGCGTGAGCGTGGAAACCATTGCCGGGGAACGGGAGGCGCAGCTTGGGACGCTGGGCGTTGTGGCAATGCCGCTGGAACTGAGTTGGGGCGCAACGGTTATCGAAATTGAGCGCGGCGACGACACCACTGCGAGTCTTGGCTACCGGCTTTCCGATCCGGCAATCAAGCTGGTGGGCGAAGTCATGAACTATGCCAACAAGCTGATTCTGTATCGGCTGACGGCAGGAACACAGGCGACGGGACCGCTCGCGTCCGGCATTACTGCAAAGGCAGTTTACGGCGGTATAGTGGGCAATAACATTAAAGTGGTGGTTGCAGCTTCAGGGGATAACTGGAGCGTCAAGACCTTCCTCGGCACCGTCGAGATGGACGAGCAGATTATTGCAGCGCCCGCTGACTTCAAGGCGAACGGTTTCATTCAGATTGAGGGAACCGGAACGCTGGCAGCGGCGACTGTCTCGCTCACTGGTGGGGCTGATGCGACGGCGGACGCGGACGATTACGATGTGTTCCTTGCGGAAATCCAGAAATACGACTATAACGTCATGGCTTACACCGGCACCGATTCAACCATTGCCAATGAGCTCATCGGTTTCATCGGAGAACAACGGGAATCCGGTACGATGGTGCAGCTTGTGCAGAGCGTGGTATCCGCAGACGATCCGGCAATCTATAAAAGCACCATCGGCGGGAAAACGCTGAATTACGACCTGACCGCCGCCGAAGCCTGCGCGACAATGGCGGGGATCATTGCAAAGTGTGGGATCGATAGCAGCGCGACACATTTTGACGGGGTGGAGGGCTGGATGGACGTTTCCACCCGGTTGACCATCGAGCAGCAGAAAACCAAAACCCGCGCGGGGGAACTCCTGTTCGTGCTCAAAAACGGCAAGGTGATCGTGCTCTACGACATCAACAGCTTGATTACATACACCGACCAGAAACCAAAGGATTTCCACAAAGGTCTGGTCATGCGGACGCTTGACAGCTACCAGACCGACTTACAGCTGTTGCTTGACCAGAAGGTGATCGGGAAGATCCGCAACGGTGTGGACGGCAGAAACCAGATTAAAGGCATGATTGCCAAAATGACCGTTGAGAATTATTTGAATCCGGGATATGTCGAAGGCTTTACCGCCGACGACATCACTGTGATTATGGGTTCAGATCGGGATTCGGTCAAGGCGACGGTTGGTATCCGCGTGGTTGACACGGTGGATAAGATTTATGTCACTGTGATTTCGCAGTAA
- a CDS encoding phage tail tube protein: protein MALARTRRLRDIPTGHDGNAYLTVDGRRYDAFLISKMNIGFETITDEKRFLEELMTQHAARGGNITGSVTYYNCTSAFVKAVEAWKNGEAEYPDITIQSYSKVAGIGRQEILATGVILKNIGLLTLDDGSDTASTFDSDLTADDFQTIESFKE from the coding sequence ATGGCTTTAGCAAGAACCAGGCGGCTCCGAGACATCCCGACCGGTCATGATGGGAATGCATATCTAACTGTTGATGGCAGGCGATATGACGCTTTTTTGATTTCCAAAATGAATATCGGGTTCGAGACAATTACTGATGAAAAGCGATTTCTAGAAGAACTGATGACACAGCACGCCGCACGCGGCGGCAACATTACCGGCAGTGTAACCTATTACAATTGCACAAGCGCGTTTGTAAAAGCTGTCGAGGCATGGAAAAACGGCGAGGCGGAATACCCAGACATTACAATTCAATCTTATTCAAAGGTTGCGGGCATCGGGAGACAGGAAATTTTGGCGACCGGCGTAATCCTGAAAAATATTGGCCTTCTCACGCTGGACGACGGCAGTGATACAGCTTCTACTTTCGATAGTGATCTGACCGCAGACGACTTCCAGACGATTGAATCTTTTAAGGAGTAA
- a CDS encoding phage portal protein — MELEVIKKLIKDKVGGHSAYISDANIADLYYDTNNDIERSRLEESSDSKSPLRTADNRVSHNFYQILVDQTAAYMFTYPPTFDTGNKPLNKKIMEILGDKYQKICKDLSIDASNHKTAWLHVWKDSENRFRYAIIDGREVIPLYSGSIDHELIAVLRKYLQTDDQGKVWCVYEYWTDKDASAYRCYGGDINALEAYQMFSALDVDTQAHQASEIMPHDWGVVPFVEFANNNKRQNDLKNVKKLIDVYDKVLSGYINDIEDIQQVIFLLEGYGGTDLDEFLGQLRKYKVVDMQNRPDQRAGMSTLSIEIPVEARNKLAEIVEKNIYRLGQGVDINPDKLGQAKGVVIDHLYGFLELKAGLKETEFRLGFGKLVRMILKYLGENTETPITQTWQRNKIRDDLELSQIIANLAAVTSRQNIAKANPLVEDWEEELSLRADEAEEDMRRFETPDLPPKDGNDA; from the coding sequence TTGGAATTAGAAGTCATTAAAAAGCTGATAAAGGATAAGGTAGGCGGTCATTCGGCTTATATCTCCGATGCAAACATTGCGGATCTTTACTATGATACCAACAACGACATAGAGAGAAGTAGGTTGGAGGAATCTTCTGACAGCAAAAGCCCTCTGCGTACAGCGGATAACCGAGTATCGCACAACTTTTATCAAATACTCGTCGATCAAACTGCGGCATATATGTTCACCTATCCTCCGACCTTTGATACGGGAAATAAGCCGCTAAATAAAAAAATTATGGAGATTTTGGGGGATAAGTATCAGAAGATCTGCAAGGATCTTTCTATTGATGCCAGTAACCATAAGACTGCATGGCTGCACGTTTGGAAGGACAGCGAGAACCGATTCCGATATGCGATAATTGATGGGCGCGAAGTGATCCCGCTCTATTCGGGTTCCATCGACCACGAATTGATCGCAGTGTTGCGCAAGTACCTGCAAACAGACGATCAAGGCAAGGTGTGGTGTGTTTACGAATATTGGACAGACAAGGACGCATCGGCATATCGTTGCTATGGCGGAGATATTAATGCGCTGGAAGCTTACCAGATGTTTTCGGCCTTAGATGTCGACACACAGGCGCATCAAGCATCTGAAATCATGCCCCATGATTGGGGCGTTGTACCGTTCGTCGAATTTGCCAACAACAATAAGCGGCAGAACGATCTAAAAAACGTCAAAAAGCTAATCGACGTTTACGACAAGGTGCTTTCTGGCTATATCAACGATATCGAGGATATTCAACAGGTTATCTTTTTGCTCGAAGGCTACGGCGGAACGGATCTGGATGAATTTCTGGGGCAGCTCAGAAAATATAAAGTGGTCGATATGCAGAACCGACCGGATCAAAGGGCCGGAATGTCTACTTTGTCCATTGAAATCCCGGTGGAAGCCCGCAACAAGCTGGCAGAGATCGTTGAAAAGAATATCTATCGACTGGGGCAGGGCGTTGACATTAACCCGGACAAACTTGGACAGGCAAAGGGCGTTGTAATTGATCACCTATATGGATTCCTAGAGCTGAAAGCAGGGCTAAAAGAAACAGAATTCCGCCTTGGGTTCGGTAAGTTGGTTCGGATGATCCTAAAATATTTGGGGGAAAACACAGAAACTCCAATTACGCAGACGTGGCAGCGTAACAAAATCCGAGATGATCTGGAGCTGTCACAAATCATTGCGAATCTCGCCGCAGTAACCTCGCGGCAGAACATAGCCAAAGCAAACCCGCTGGTGGAAGATTGGGAGGAGGAGCTCTCGCTTCGAGCCGACGAAGCGGAGGAGGATATGCGACGATTTGAAACACCCGACCTGCCGCCGAAGGACGGCAATGACGCATGA
- a CDS encoding DUF2634 domain-containing protein: MSVLKTYADQTGYHPSKTFRIHDGRIEGIIDGLDAVRQSAELILTTERYAWDIFSADYGVELEELIGERRPAYIEADVERRITEALTEDDRITEVKDFSLEFGRESAYIKLTIVTDFGEIPLERGVSLG, encoded by the coding sequence ATGAGCGTATTAAAAACCTATGCAGATCAAACAGGATATCACCCGTCAAAGACCTTCCGTATCCACGACGGCAGGATCGAAGGGATTATAGACGGGCTGGACGCGGTGCGGCAGTCGGCGGAATTGATCCTTACAACCGAACGGTACGCATGGGACATCTTTTCAGCGGATTACGGCGTAGAACTGGAAGAACTGATCGGGGAGCGCCGACCAGCATACATTGAGGCCGACGTTGAACGGCGCATCACCGAAGCGCTCACGGAGGATGACCGGATCACCGAAGTCAAGGACTTTTCGTTAGAATTTGGCCGGGAGAGCGCCTATATCAAGCTGACGATTGTTACCGACTTCGGAGAAATTCCACTCGAAAGGGGCGTTTCACTTGGCTGA
- a CDS encoding phage tail terminator family protein, whose product MKSNVFTDSILKKREAEGKLTIADNVTLALADALAELFPELPIHTGPVRQDVRLPCWFVSFYEMVNSQKLDDLTEYEFGFDLAYWPKNRSSNAEINAALYTALQGLYRLQSDGWEYTVYRKNSAVTDRVGHVTGIVRAFEQTIPDDPIIQKAEKEVTI is encoded by the coding sequence ATGAAAAGTAATGTGTTTACTGATTCCATCCTAAAAAAACGGGAAGCCGAAGGCAAACTGACCATTGCAGACAATGTGACCCTTGCGCTGGCTGACGCGCTGGCCGAGCTGTTCCCGGAGCTTCCAATCCATACTGGCCCGGTTCGGCAGGATGTCAGGCTCCCATGCTGGTTTGTGTCCTTTTATGAGATGGTCAATTCGCAAAAGCTGGACGACCTGACCGAATACGAATTCGGCTTTGATCTCGCTTATTGGCCGAAAAACAGGTCAAGCAACGCTGAGATAAACGCGGCACTCTACACGGCCTTACAGGGGCTTTACAGGCTTCAAAGCGATGGATGGGAATATACCGTCTACCGCAAGAACAGCGCGGTTACCGACCGCGTGGGGCATGTCACGGGCATTGTAAGGGCGTTTGAGCAAACCATACCGGATGACCCGATCATCCAGAAAGCAGAAAAGGAAGTGACAATATGA
- a CDS encoding XkdQ/YqbQ family protein, producing the protein MHQEKLSTKEVIAILLVNGADLSQIAENVKYVSYWNNGPGTLTFTCPAKKAKLYDRGTEVVFTFGNANIFYGWLFKASMSRDKLAYTCHDQLRYLKAQDTLIRQVETLDSFLNRVGATFGDRIRLGKVDGTEYPLHKYLFDNKTYLDMLYQSISDNLLGNGYHYTLRDNFGALDLRDTVDLRLPLIVGDKSLATEFEYAASINDDTYNFVKVAKDNKKTGARDTYIAEDSGNISKWGKLMIYDKVTAELNDAQLQDRANRLLVIKNRETETLSIEAIGDARVIGGSGVRVILKQAGLDTWAVVDQATHNFTRDRTGKPIHTMKVNLMFGRWY; encoded by the coding sequence TTGCATCAAGAGAAATTATCAACAAAAGAGGTGATTGCCATACTGCTTGTAAACGGTGCAGACCTTTCGCAGATTGCGGAGAATGTGAAATACGTATCCTACTGGAACAATGGGCCGGGGACGCTGACATTCACCTGTCCGGCGAAGAAAGCAAAGCTATACGACCGTGGAACAGAGGTGGTGTTCACCTTTGGCAATGCGAATATCTTTTATGGGTGGCTGTTCAAAGCGTCCATGAGCCGGGATAAACTCGCCTACACTTGTCATGACCAGCTGCGCTACTTGAAAGCACAGGACACTCTGATCCGACAGGTTGAAACCCTTGATAGCTTTTTAAACCGTGTCGGCGCGACCTTTGGGGATAGAATCCGTCTGGGCAAAGTGGACGGTACCGAATACCCACTCCACAAATATCTGTTCGACAACAAAACCTATTTGGACATGCTCTATCAATCCATATCGGATAACCTACTCGGGAATGGGTATCACTACACCCTGCGGGACAATTTCGGGGCGCTCGATCTGCGGGATACGGTGGATCTTCGCCTGCCACTGATCGTGGGTGATAAATCGCTGGCAACCGAATTTGAATATGCCGCGTCCATCAACGACGACACTTACAACTTTGTCAAAGTGGCGAAGGACAACAAGAAAACAGGGGCGCGGGATACCTATATTGCGGAGGATAGCGGCAATATCTCCAAATGGGGCAAGCTCATGATCTATGACAAAGTGACCGCAGAGCTGAACGACGCACAATTGCAGGATCGGGCAAACCGCCTGCTCGTTATCAAAAACCGGGAAACCGAAACGCTGTCCATAGAGGCAATAGGGGATGCGCGGGTCATTGGCGGCAGCGGTGTGAGAGTCATCTTAAAGCAGGCGGGTTTGGATACCTGGGCGGTGGTGGATCAGGCGACGCACAACTTTACACGCGACCGAACGGGAAAGCCCATCCACACAATGAAAGTAAATCTCATGTTTGGCAGGTGGTATTAA
- a CDS encoding minor capsid protein, whose protein sequence is MKSRDYWQERTQARYLTAEADIFTAKKTLVRSFERARRDLQSQIDAFYGRYARNNKLSLADAQKALSLAELRDFKDDLESFRKLAIDSMSTFNLELDNLSVKARITRLQALKCQVDAVIEKLYIDQRGQIATIGAEIYTDQYHRTLFDIDRYTGFHQEFAQISDETIKRLLDYPFDGLMFSTRLWRQSEDLKPQIQQLINQMLITGKPPQDYAEELAKRFSVKRSEAYRLLYTESAFMANQAHTDAYRADGIERYIFDATLDGTTCPECGALDSKDFALKDLKVGINAPPMHPYCRCVKIPMIEGVEYDGTRFARDADGNSIEVPANMTYAQWKKQYIDAEKAGGIINAKEKYSGITRDENRLIRGKKETAIVYGPDGSTLLVKKGGERSVRFTAREVGMMRGGILTHNHPEDTTFSPADINMLRGSGLAEIRAVTSGGVYRLKQPTRWDSAFNTRTKIEAEYTKLEELIEPKVWARCEAGEITLAEYNQIYQHQILLQLAEQFGLDYAFEVK, encoded by the coding sequence ATGAAGTCGCGGGACTACTGGCAGGAACGCACACAGGCCCGATATTTGACCGCAGAGGCCGATATCTTCACAGCAAAGAAAACCCTTGTGCGGTCGTTTGAGCGGGCGCGGCGCGACTTGCAAAGTCAGATTGACGCATTCTACGGACGGTACGCAAGAAACAATAAGCTGTCGCTGGCAGATGCGCAGAAAGCCTTGTCGCTGGCGGAGTTGCGGGACTTTAAAGACGATCTGGAGTCCTTCCGAAAGCTCGCAATTGACAGCATGAGCACCTTTAACCTGGAGTTGGACAACCTGTCGGTCAAAGCGCGGATCACCCGCTTGCAGGCGCTAAAATGCCAAGTGGACGCGGTGATTGAAAAGCTGTACATAGACCAGCGGGGCCAGATTGCGACCATAGGCGCAGAAATCTACACCGACCAATACCACCGGACGCTGTTTGATATCGACCGCTACACTGGCTTTCATCAGGAGTTTGCGCAGATATCCGACGAGACGATCAAGCGACTGCTGGATTATCCATTCGATGGCTTGATGTTTTCCACCCGCCTGTGGCGGCAGTCGGAGGATTTGAAACCGCAGATTCAACAGCTCATCAACCAGATGTTGATTACCGGCAAACCGCCACAGGACTACGCGGAGGAACTCGCAAAGCGGTTCTCGGTCAAACGGAGCGAGGCATATCGGCTACTTTATACCGAATCTGCGTTCATGGCGAACCAGGCGCACACCGACGCATACCGTGCGGATGGGATCGAGCGATATATCTTCGACGCAACACTGGATGGGACGACCTGCCCGGAATGCGGGGCGCTCGATAGCAAGGATTTTGCTTTAAAGGATTTAAAAGTCGGGATCAACGCGCCGCCTATGCACCCATACTGCCGATGTGTCAAGATTCCAATGATTGAGGGTGTGGAATATGACGGCACCCGGTTTGCACGGGATGCGGATGGAAATTCGATAGAAGTTCCGGCCAACATGACCTACGCACAATGGAAAAAGCAATATATTGACGCAGAAAAGGCAGGTGGTATAATTAATGCAAAAGAGAAGTATAGCGGAATAACACGGGATGAGAACCGATTGATTCGCGGGAAAAAAGAAACTGCTATTGTCTACGGGCCTGACGGTTCGACGCTTCTCGTTAAAAAGGGCGGTGAGAGATCCGTTCGCTTTACCGCTCGAGAAGTTGGGATGATGAGGGGCGGGATTCTAACACATAACCACCCAGAGGACACAACCTTTTCCCCTGCCGATATCAATATGCTGCGTGGATCGGGGTTGGCGGAAATTCGCGCCGTAACCAGTGGGGGCGTTTACCGCCTTAAACAGCCCACACGTTGGGATAGTGCTTTTAATACCCGAACAAAAATTGAGGCCGAATACACAAAGTTAGAGGAACTGATTGAACCTAAGGTGTGGGCACGATGCGAAGCGGGAGAAATAACACTGGCAGAATACAACCAAATCTATCAGCACCAAATTTTATTACAGCTTGCGGAACAATTTGGGCTTGACTATGCTTTTGAGGTAAAATGA
- a CDS encoding HK97 gp10 family phage protein produces MSENAKALADFRKKLEMLLGDFDESAKRVVVAQANHGMGVTIKNTPVGKSYPGHVGGTLKRGWKRNKYRRIGNAHVSGYSNNVEYGVYVNNGHRTVNQKGETTGWVEGRFMLDKGVNEADRKLPQLFDAEIARIKRETGF; encoded by the coding sequence ATGAGCGAGAATGCAAAAGCGCTGGCAGATTTCCGCAAGAAACTTGAAATGCTTCTGGGCGACTTCGACGAGAGCGCAAAGCGCGTCGTGGTTGCACAGGCTAATCACGGAATGGGTGTAACCATCAAGAATACACCGGTTGGGAAGTCTTATCCGGGGCATGTTGGCGGAACCCTTAAACGAGGGTGGAAGCGAAATAAATATCGAAGAATCGGGAACGCTCACGTTTCTGGGTACTCAAACAATGTTGAGTATGGTGTTTATGTGAATAACGGACATCGGACGGTCAATCAGAAGGGCGAGACTACCGGATGGGTGGAAGGCAGGTTCATGCTCGATAAGGGCGTGAACGAGGCCGACCGAAAGCTCCCGCAGCTATTTGATGCGGAGATTGCGCGTATAAAGCGGGAAACGGGATTCTGA
- a CDS encoding phage scaffolding protein: protein MKTEELLALGLTEEQVTKVLTINSKDIEKFKNTNDSMKTELAGLHDQLKTANETIEGFKKLDVDGIKKAAQEWKDKHAADTAALTEKLKQQSRDAAIRLAVAHENVHDDALTVAALDLNKITVADDGTITGLSDQLTALRESKPFLFKTGEMKHEYTPNGGNPPQADLDKMSDAEWFAVHSQKN, encoded by the coding sequence ATGAAAACAGAGGAATTGCTTGCGCTCGGCCTGACCGAAGAACAGGTGACTAAGGTACTGACCATTAACAGCAAGGATATCGAAAAGTTCAAAAACACAAACGACTCGATGAAAACCGAGCTGGCGGGTCTGCACGATCAGCTCAAAACCGCCAACGAAACCATTGAAGGGTTTAAAAAGCTGGATGTCGATGGAATAAAAAAGGCGGCGCAGGAGTGGAAGGACAAGCACGCCGCCGATACAGCGGCCCTTACAGAAAAGCTCAAGCAGCAGAGCCGTGACGCGGCGATTCGCCTTGCTGTAGCTCACGAGAACGTGCACGACGATGCTCTGACGGTAGCGGCGCTCGACCTTAATAAGATCACCGTAGCGGACGACGGGACGATTACCGGCCTGTCAGATCAATTGACGGCGCTCCGGGAATCCAAGCCGTTCCTGTTTAAAACCGGGGAAATGAAACACGAATATACACCAAATGGCGGGAATCCTCCTCAGGCAGACCTTGATAAGATGTCAGATGCGGAGTGGTTCGCCGTACATAGCCAGAAAAACTAA